AGGCAACGGATTCTCCTTTACCGGGGAGACTCGATCTTTTCCCTGTCCAACGCTTCCATCCTCTCCTGTAGTGTAACGACCCGGCCCGACGAAGAGGAGAGGAATACTCTTCGGAGGATTGAAGAATATCCTTCGGTGTACAGATCTAAAACACGCCAACACCTCTCCTGTTTTTACATAACTACTTGATAATATTGTAATTGCTCCTGTGAATCCTTGAGTGGCACGACCCGTGCTTTGATCAGGTCAACTAACTTTTCGGAGGTCTTCGAACCATGGCGGTGAATCGCGGCAAGGGGATGATCATCGGTGGGGTGGTCGCCGGAATCGTGGTTGTCGTCGTTGCGGCGGTTTCCGCCGGCATGCTGGACGGTCTCTTTAAAAAATCTCCCGCGGAAACGGCGAAAGCGGCCGGAGTGGTGGAGACGGCGGACGCGGTGAAGATCCCCCTGAAGGCCCTCGATTCCGGGAAAGCCCTCTTCCTCTCATTGGAGTCGCAAGGCCGGCAGATGTACTACTTCGCGCTGAAAAGCCGGGATGGGGCGTACCGGGCGGCGCTCGACGCCTGCGACGTCTGCTTCAAGTCGAATCGCGGGTACCGGCAGGAAGGCGACCTCATGGTCTGCAACAACTGCGGCCAGACCTTTCCCTCCAACCGGGTCGCAGAGATCAAGGGCGGGTGCAACCCGCATCCTCTGGCGCGGAAAATCGAAGGGCAGAATCTCGTGATCCGGAAAGCCGACATCGCGGAGCGGGCGGACTATTTCGCAAGGAATCGCTCATGAACATCCGGAAACTCGCCTGGAAGAACCTGCTTCGGCGGAAGTCGCGCGCCGTCTTCACGGGCCTCGGGATCTTCCTCGGGATCGCCACGTTCGTCGCGATCTCGTCGATCACGTCGCAGATGGAAGGGGCGGTCCAGGACCAGTTGGACCGGTTCGGCGCGAATATCGTGGTGTCCCCGCGGACCGAGCAGCTCTCCCTCGGGTTCGGGAACATGGCCCTCGGAGGCACGGAGGTGACCCACTCCCGGCTCACGATGGCCGACAAGGAGCGCATCGCGTCGATCCACCACGAGGATCGGATCCGTTCCATCGTCCCCTTCCTGATGACCGCCGCGGATGCCTCCGGGAAGAACCTCGTCTGGATGGGGCTTCCCGGGACGGATGTGGCGACCGCCCGCCCATGGTGGAAGATCCAGGGGGGGACGGGGCTGAAGCGCGGAGAGGTGCTGCTGGGCGCCGAGACCGCGGCGCTGCTCGACAAGGGGCCGGGGGGGACCGTGACGGCCGGGAAACGCCCCTACCGCGTCGCCGGGGTGCTCCACCCCACGGGGGAGAAGGAGGACGGGATGGTCATCGCCGACATCGCGGACGTGCAGGCCATGGCGAAAAAGCCCGGGGCCGTGACGTATTTCGAGGTGGCGGCGCTGTGCAAGGATTGCCCGGTGGAGGAGATCGTGGCGCAGATCGGGCAGGCGTTGCCCGGCGCTCGGGTGTCGGCGATCCGGCAGGTGGTGGAGAGCCGGAAGGCCGCGGTGGACCAGCTTCGGCGCCTCGGGTTCGGTGTCTCGGCGATCGTGCTGCTGATCGGTGGGCTCATGGTGCTGGTGACCGTGATGGGCGGGGTGCAGGAGCGTACGCGCGAGATCGGCGTCCTGCGGGCGGTCGGTTTCCGGAAACGTTCGATTTTCTCCCTCCTGTTCTGGGAGACCGGCTGGGTGTCGCTCCTCTCCTCGCTGCTCGGGGCGGGGACGGGAATCGCCGCCGCGAACCTTGTGTCGCCGGCCTTCGGGATCGAGCATCCTTCGATCGTCTTCTACCCCGCGATCTTCGGCGCATTCGCCGGGCTTTCCCTCGGGTTGATCGGGGCCATCCCTCCCGCGTGTCGTGCCGCGGCCCTGTCTCCCACAAAAGCGATCCGCAGCCTTTGAAAATAATTCGAGTGAGGGAAACGATGGAACCGATCATTCACCTGAACGACGTTTCGATGGTCTACGGATGCAACGGTACCCGGGCGACCGCCTTGGCAGGGGTCTCCTTCGATATAGAGGAGGGGGAGTACGTCGTCATCACGGGGGAGTCGGGGGCCGGGAAGAGCACTATGCTTACGATCCTCGGGGGGCTCCAGGTTCCTACCGGAGGAGCGGTTCGGATCGGCGGCGCCGATCTCTCCGCGCTTCCGGCGGACGGCCTGGCCGACTTCCGGCGGCGGACGATCGGGTTCGTCTTCCAGGCGTACCACCTCCTCCCGTACCTGACGGCGCGGGAGAACGTGATGGTGCCCATGGCGCCGGAGCCGGTCTCGCCCCGGGAGAAGGTGGAACGGGCAGACGCCCTGCTCGCCACGGTGGGGCTGGCCGGAAAGGAGGACCGCCTTCCTTCGCAGCTGTCCGGCGGGGAGAGCCAGCGGGTGGCGATCGCGCGGGCCCTGGTCCACGATCCCCCCGTGCTGCTGGCGGACGAGCCGACGGGGAACCTCGACAGCGCGACGGGGGAGCAGATCCTCGACCTGTTCTCTTCGTTACACGGTCGGGGGAAGACGGTCCTGATGGTGACGCACAACAAGGCGAATCTCTCCCGCGCCACGCGGTCCATCCGCCTGCGCGATGGGCAGGTCGAGGAGGATCGTTTATTGCCGTCTTTTTCCGCGGAGCCGGCGTCGGTCTGAACCCAAGTCTTCAACGGAAGAAAGGACGGGACGATGGAAGAAGAGATGGGAATGCGGGAGGCATCGGTGTCGCGAGAGTCATCGGAAACGGCCGCAACGGGGGATTTGCCCACTGCGGGGAGCCGGCGCGGCCCGACCTGGCGCGGATGGGTGCTCTCCATTCTCGCGGCGATCATCCTGTCGGTGACCGCGACGCTGCTTCTCGGAGGTTCGGGCGCGTTCCGGTCGGATCGCGTCACGGCGGGAGCGGGCGGCAACGCATACGGAGTCGGAAGAAGCTGCTGTCCGCCCGCGGACGCGGGAAAGTGAGAGGAGGAAGTGTGATGACAATGCGCAACGAGAAGGGCGAGGTCGTGACGCTCGCGCTCATGGGGATCATGATGGTGGGCGGGTTGCTCTTCTGGATGTTCTCCGGACACTCTCACATGTCCGGGATGCACGGGGGGAGGCATCCGATAATCGGGTGTGAAGCCGCGACTTCGGACGGTTCGGTGGAAAGGATGATCACGGGATGGAGAGGCGAGCGATGCGGATCGGCAAAGGAATCATGACACCGGGAAGAATCCTCTTCCTCCTTATGGCGGTCTCGATCGCGTCGTCGTGGGCGAGCCCGCTCCGGGCGGAGGAGCCCACGAAGGGGACGGACGTTCTCGGTCGCCTCGTCCGTGAGTCCCTCGAGCGGAACCCCGAGCTCGCCGCCTTCCGGTCGACGGCGGAAGGTTTGGAACAGCGTATCCTTCCCGCGGGCTCCCTGCCCGACCCGATGCTCTCCCTCTCTCTCACGAACGTCCCCGTAGACGACTTCCGGTTCGACAAGGAGCCGATGACGTCCCGGGACGTCGGGTTCACCCAGGCGTTCCCGTTCCCCGGGAAGCTCTCCCTGAAGCAGGAGATCGCGCGGCTGTCGGCCGTCCAGGGATCGGACCGGGTGGAGAGCATGCGCAACCTGATCCGGTTCCGGGTCAAGCGGGACTTCTTCCTCCTCATGGAGAACCGGGAGGTGACCCGCCTCACGGAGAAGAACAAGGCGCTCTTCGGGGAGCTCCTGGCGGTCGCGAACTCCCGGTACTCTGTCGGGAAGACGCCACAGCAGGATCTCTTCAAGGCCCAAGTGGAGATCTCCCGCCTGGAGAAGATGCTGATCGCCCTTCGGAAAAAGAACGTGGAGCTCGTGGCGGATCTGAACACCTTGCGCAACCGCCCGGTTACGGATCCGGTGGAGCTGCCCGCCGCCTACGATCTGCCGGAATTTCCGCACGACGAAGCGTATCTCTTGGAGCTGGCGAAGACCTCGAATCCCGATCTCAGAAGGGAAGGAGACGCCGTCCGTCAGAGGGAGACGGCGCTTGCGCTCGCGAGGAAGCAGATCCTTCCCGACTTCCAGATCGGCGGGGCGTACAAGGTGCGGGAGAACCCCCCGACGGGCGGCGAGCGGCCGGATTTCTTCAGCGCGACCGTCGGGATCACGCTTCCGATCTGGCATGGGCGCAAGCAGGACAAGGAAGTGGAGGCGTCCGTGCGGGAGCTTTCCTCGGCGAAGAGCCGCTATGAGGACGCCTGGAACGCGATCCGGAACCGCCTCCAGGAGATCGCGGCGGACATCGCCGCGCAGCGTGACAGCCTCTCCCTGTTCGACACGGGACTTCTCCCGCAGGCGAGGGAGTCGGTGAATTCCTCCCGCGCCGCGTACGAGGTCGGCCAGGTCGAGTTCGCCTCCGTCCTGCTCGGTCAGATCGTGCTCTACCAGCAGGAGATCGACCGGGAAAAGACCGCCGAAACGCTTCGGATCCGGACTTCGGAGCTGGAACTGGTGCTGGGGAAGGAACTCTTTTGATGGAAAGGACACGGGAATGACCGCGAAGAAGATCGTATCGCAGATTCTCCTGGTGCTCGTTGCCGCAGGGATCGGCGGCGCCGGCGCCTGGTACTGGCTTGCCAAGGGAGCAGGGCACGTACATCCGGCGGCGGAAAAGGGAGGGACCGCCGAAGCGAAGAAGCAGCAGTACACCTGCGCGATGCATCCCTTCGTCGTTTCGGACAAGCCGGGGAGCTGCCCGATCTGCGGGATGACGCTCGTTCCCATCCGATCGGATTCGGCGGCGTCTACCGGGTCCGCCGGGGAGAAGAAGGACCGGAAGATCCTTTTCTACCGCAACCCCATGAACCCAGGCGTCACCTCGCCGGTCCCGGCCAAGGACAACATGGGAATGGATTACGTCCCGGTCTACGAGGACGAGGGAAGCGATGGGGGGACGATCCGCGTGGACCCGAACACGGTCCAGTCGATCGGCGTGCGGACGACCCTGGTGACCACGGGGGAGCTCAAGAAGACGATCCGGACGGTGGGGCGGGTCGCCTACGACGAGAGCCGGATCACGTCCGTCAATTCGAAGGTCAACGGCTGGATCGAGAAACTCCATGTCGATACGACGGGGCAGGAGGTCCGGAAAGGAGAGCCGCTGATCGACATCTACTCCCCCGACCTCGTCTCGGCGCAGCAGGAATACCTGATCGCAAGCGGACACTTCGGGAAGGTGAAGGACAGCCCCTTCCCGGACGTGGTGAAGAGCGCCCGGGAGTTGCTCGCCTCCGCCCGGAAACGTCTCGACTACTGGGACATCGACGACGCCCAGATCAAAAAGCTGGAGCGGACCGGCGAGGTCCGGAAAACCCTCACCTTGTACTCCCCCTTCCACGGCGTGGTGGTGTCCAAGGCGGCCTTCGACGGCGCAAGGGTGATGGGGGGGATGGAGCTCTTCCGGATCGCCGACGTCTCCCGCATATGGGTGCAGGCGGACGTGTACGAATATGAACTGCCCTGGGTGAAACAGGGGGCTCCTGCCACGGTGACGCTGGATTACCTTCCTGGAAAGAAGTTCCACGGCACCGTGACGTACGTGTACCCCTACCTCGAAGGGAAGACGAGAACGGCCACGGCGCGGATCGAACTGGTCAACCCCGGCATTCTGCTCAAGCCCGACATGTACGCTCACGTGGAACTCCATCCACGGGTAAAGGGGCGAACGGTCCTGATCCCGTCCGACGCCATCATCCGCTCCGGCATCCGCAACGTCGTCTTCATCGACAGGGGGGAAGGACGTTTCCAGCCCCGCGAGGTTTCGCTCGGGGTGGAAGGCGAGGAGGGGACGGTCCAGGTGCTTTCGGGTCTCTCGGGGGGCGAGCGGATCGTGGTGTCGGCCCAGTTCCTCCTGGATTCGGAGAGCAACCTGAAGGAAGCCCTGAAGAAGTTCCAGGGAGGCGCGGCCGGTCCTCCGGCGGCCCCTGCCCCGGCCGGGCAAGGGAAGGGGCGGTAGGCCGTGCTGGGACGAATCATCGAGGCGTCCGTCCGGAACAAGTACCTCGTTATCCTCGCGACGGTTTTCCTCGCCGCCTGGGGGATCTGGGCGATGTACCGGATCCCGCTGGACGCCATCCCGGACCTCTCCGACGTGCAGGTCATCGTCTTCACGGAATATCCCGGGCAGGGGCCCCGGATCGTCGAGGAGCAGGTCACCTATCCGCTCACCACCGCGATGCTCGCCGTTCCGAAGACGAAGGTGGTCCGCGGCTACTCCTTCTTCGGTCTTTCGTTCGTGTACATCATCTTCGCGGACGGCACCGACATCTACTGGGCGCGAAGCCGGGTCCTCGAATACCTGAACTTTGCCTCAAAGCGGCTCCCGGCCGGCGTCACTCCCACCCTGGGGCCCGACGCGACCGGGGTCGGGTGGGTGTACGAGTACGCCCTCGTGGACAAAACGGGGAAGAACGACCTCGCGAAGCTCCGATCCCTGCAGGACTGGTACCTCCGGTACGAATTGACCGCGGTGGACGGGGTCTCCGAAGTCGCCTCGATCGGGGGGATGGTGAAGCAGTACCAGGTGGTCGTCCACCCCGACAAGCTCGCCGCGTACGGGATCCCGATCCAGAAGGTCCGGATGGCGGTCCAGCGGAGCAACAACGACGTGGGCGGACGCCTCGTGGAGATGGGCGAGACGGAGTTCATGGTCCGGGGTCTCGGGTACATCAAGACGCTGGACGACCTGAGGAACATCCCCCTGTCGAGCGATCGGGGAACCCCGGTTCTTCTGCGCGACGTGGCCGACGTGCGCCTCGGTCCCGAGCTGCGCCGGGGGATCGCCGACCTGAACGGCGAGGGGGACGTGGCCGGCGGCGTGGTCATCATGCGGTTCGGCGAGAACGCCCTGACGACGATCCAGAACGTGAAGAAGAAACTCGCCGACCTGAAGGCCGGCCTTCCGGAGGGTGTGGAGATCGTTCCCGTGTACGACCGGTCGGGCCTCATCGAGCGCGCGATCGAGACGTTGAAGGGGAAGCTCCTGGAAGAATCGCTGGTCGTGGCGCTGGTCTGCATCCTCTTCCTGCTTCACTTCCGGAGCGCCCTCGTGGCGATCCTGACGTTGCCGCTGGCGGTCCTCATGGCCTTCATCGTCATGTACTACCAGGGGCTGAACGCCAACATCATGTCGTTGAGCGGGATCGCGATCGCCATCGGCGCCATGGTGGACGCGGCGATCATCATGATCGAGAACATGCACAAACACATGGAGCACGACAGTGGGGAACGGAGCCATTGGGACCTCGTGGTCGACGCGTCGAAGGAGGTAGGCCCGACCCTCTTCTATTCCCTCCTCGTGATCACGGTCTCCTTCCTGCCGGTGTTCACCCTGGAGGCCCAGGAGGGGAGGCTTTTCAAGCCCTTGGCGTTCACCAAGACCTACTCCATGGCGGCCGCGGCGCTGCTCTCGATCACGATCGTCCCCATCTGGATGGGCTTCTTCATCCGGGGGAAGATCCGGCCGGAGGAGAGAAACCCGATCAACCGGTTCCTGATCCGCCTCTACCATCCCGTGCTTGACTGGGCGCTGAAGCATAAAAAAACCATTCTGATCGGAGCGGTCTCGCTGATCGCGGTCACGGCGTGGCCGGTCCTGAAGATCGGCTCGGAGTTCATGCCCCCCCTGTACGAGGGGGACCTCCTGTACATGCCGACCACCCTGCCCGGGATCTCGATCACGAAGGCGAAGGAGCTGCTCCAGCAGACCGACCGGATCATCCGTACGTTCCCCGAGGTGCACCACGTCTTCGGGAAGATCGGGCGGGCGGAGACGGCCACCGATCCGGCGCCCCTCACCATGCTCGAGACGACGATCACACTGAAGCCCGAGAAGGAGTGGCGGAAGGGGATGACCCACGAGAAGCTCGTGGAGGAGCTGAACGCGTCGATCCGGTTCCCCGGGGTGACCAACGCCTGGACGATGCCGATCAAGACGCGCACCGACATGCTCGCGACCGGGATCAAGACGCCGGTGGGGATCAAGATCC
The genomic region above belongs to Deltaproteobacteria bacterium CG2_30_66_27 and contains:
- a CDS encoding cation transporter, which produces MLGRIIEASVRNKYLVILATVFLAAWGIWAMYRIPLDAIPDLSDVQVIVFTEYPGQGPRIVEEQVTYPLTTAMLAVPKTKVVRGYSFFGLSFVYIIFADGTDIYWARSRVLEYLNFASKRLPAGVTPTLGPDATGVGWVYEYALVDKTGKNDLAKLRSLQDWYLRYELTAVDGVSEVASIGGMVKQYQVVVHPDKLAAYGIPIQKVRMAVQRSNNDVGGRLVEMGETEFMVRGLGYIKTLDDLRNIPLSSDRGTPVLLRDVADVRLGPELRRGIADLNGEGDVAGGVVIMRFGENALTTIQNVKKKLADLKAGLPEGVEIVPVYDRSGLIERAIETLKGKLLEESLVVALVCILFLLHFRSALVAILTLPLAVLMAFIVMYYQGLNANIMSLSGIAIAIGAMVDAAIIMIENMHKHMEHDSGERSHWDLVVDASKEVGPTLFYSLLVITVSFLPVFTLEAQEGRLFKPLAFTKTYSMAAAALLSITIVPIWMGFFIRGKIRPEERNPINRFLIRLYHPVLDWALKHKKTILIGAVSLIAVTAWPVLKIGSEFMPPLYEGDLLYMPTTLPGISITKAKELLQQTDRIIRTFPEVHHVFGKIGRAETATDPAPLTMLETTITLKPEKEWRKGMTHEKLVEELNASIRFPGVTNAWTMPIKTRTDMLATGIKTPVGIKILGDDLDTLVKLGEQVEAVVSKVPGTLSAYAERVTGGNYFDYNIRREEAARYGLTVGDVQDVIMSAMGGMNVTTTVEGLERYPVNVRYPEELRDNIESMRRILVPTPGGAQVPLGQLADISIHKGPSNIKSENARRTVWIYVDIRGIDLGTYVKNAQEAVRKSVKMPVGYSLLWSGQFEYMERAKKRLMVVIPLTLLIVFLIIYMNTKSLTKTTIVLLAVPFSLVGAFWFIYLLGFNLSVAVWVGIIALAGLDAETGVVMLLYLDVAYESMKRKKLMNTMGDLKEAIVDGAVKRIRPKVMTASVIIAGLIPIMWSSGTGSDVMKRIAAPMVGGVVTSVIMELLVYPVIYEFLKQKGLDRSEARTSLEAAPAPLPGENG
- a CDS encoding ABC transporter ATP-binding protein codes for the protein MEPIIHLNDVSMVYGCNGTRATALAGVSFDIEEGEYVVITGESGAGKSTMLTILGGLQVPTGGAVRIGGADLSALPADGLADFRRRTIGFVFQAYHLLPYLTARENVMVPMAPEPVSPREKVERADALLATVGLAGKEDRLPSQLSGGESQRVAIARALVHDPPVLLADEPTGNLDSATGEQILDLFSSLHGRGKTVLMVTHNKANLSRATRSIRLRDGQVEEDRLLPSFSAEPASV